The Dermochelys coriacea isolate rDerCor1 chromosome 13, rDerCor1.pri.v4, whole genome shotgun sequence genome includes the window TAAACCTTCCTGGTTCCAACCCACCCTCCCACCTTTCTGTTCCTTTTTGTACTTCTCCCTGCATGGATCTCCCGGCGCCCATCCCAGTGGCACCTGGCTGGGTCTGTCCTGCTCCCCATGACTCCTGGGGGCTGTTGAGGGGCTGTTCCCCATTCAGACGTCACCCCCCGGCCAGTGACTCAGCCTCGGGCACTCTGCCAGAAGCAGCTGCCGCAGCCGGTGACTTGCTGTAGCTTTCATACCGACTCCCTTTCTCCGATCTGGGAACTGGGCGTCAGAGTTAAATCCCAGCGACAAACAACCAGCCCCGCTTCCCCGGCAGCGCCTTTCCCAGGGCTCCGCCGTTTCCCGGTCTGTGGTGCTTACCCCAGAGCAGGCGACGAGGCACCTGGCTCCCGGCTGTGAATACCTGCCTCaggggggagcagcagcattGCAGGCCCTGCTGTGGCACCGGTCCGGGGCTAGCGGTGGCAGGCAGATGAGGTCGCCTTGGAGGGAAGGCACTCATTTCTGGGTGTGGGTAACTAGCCATTGGCACAGCTCACCTGGGGCTGTGGTGGATCCTCTGTGGTGGCCAGCATTTGATGCGGGATGGAGGGggttgggcctcagtttccccaggagtTTGTTCCAGGCCCTGCGGGTTACCTGGATGATCCCAATGTTCCCGTCTATCCTTGGAGCTTGGAATTCTCTAGCTGGCCCAGCTGCGGTGAGTCGATATGGGGCCCCAAGAACGGGGTCtggagcagtgttccctctaattttttacgtgCATgcatggaatgaattttgttatgtgccgCAAtacggaggtgatgtgtggtgggggtggggcccaggaattcggagtgtgggaggggggtcagggctggggtagaaggttgggatgtgggctctggctgggggtataggctctggggtggggctggggatgaggaatttgggtgagggagggggctcagggctggggcagagggttgggtgtgggatggggtgagggctctggctgggagtgtgggctccggggtggggctgaggatgaggggcttggggtccAGACTGCcccggggagagaggactcccccagtcctctctccccacagcagcttgGGACCGGgccgggggagaggcgcctctccgcTGCAGCTccggtggggtgggctgggggaggtgtgCATCTCCCCGCCTTCGCGGCCCTCGGTAGCCAGCTGGACAGCCGTgaagcttagagggaatttaggtctGGAGCCCCTCTTGGTCATGGCAGCTCTGGCGTGCCTCCCCCCCGGCACCCTCAGATCCCTGCTCCTCAATGGAGACTCCCCACGTGCTCAGAGCTGggttcctgctgctggagaacccagcccgctgctggcctttCACCCCCGCCAGGCCCAGGCCGTCCggcgctggggcagggagcaggagcctCCAGCTGTGGCCAGGCCTGGACTTCGCAGCCTCAGGCGGGGGGTTCATGACGGCCACTCCAGCCCTGGGTGAAGGTAAATAGcagcgcccccctccccagcttggaGCAGCCGCTCTGCAAACCTCCCCAGTGACCCACTCGGgttccctgcagcctggcactgCTCCAGGGGCCCCCCCAagggctggggatagaacccagaagtcctggttccatgccccctccacccccgcttaACCCACTAGTACCCACTCCccgcccagagccagggatagaacctaggagccctgactcccagcctctcccCGCTCTAACACTAGCCCCTCCCTTGCACTGTGACCgaacccccacccctccttctgtctgtctgtctgtccatacATCCCTATACACTGCCCTCTACAtttctccacccaccccccatcGCTGGCTGGAACcgtgtgcggggaggggggcccTGGAAGGACCCATCACTGTGATCTCTGAGCTAGGCCCTGTGAGCCTGTGGGACTCCCTGCCACAGGATTTGGCtgaggaggggggtggggctggggtctcAGAgccattgcgggggggggggcgggggcacccTGTGCCTGTCAGTTTTCCTAGGAATCCTGTATCTCACCCCGTTTCCCTTGTACAGATCCCCCGACCCCAGAGCCAAGATGACTCAGTGCGGCCTCCTGACCGGCTCCAACAAGCTGGGTAAAtcagggctgggggatgggggtggggctgcgagGGGGAGGGCAGCCCCATGGCTGACAcggcccttcccccagcacccatgCGGGGGCCTCTGGCTGACATCCCCCTTCTCCAGTGCCCATGGGGGTCTGTGGGGTCCCGTAGCTGACCCctgtcccccccagctcccatggtGGGACCCCTGGCTGATGACCCTGTTCCCCCCAGTGCCCCTGCGCAGTGGCTCGGTGACGGGCTGATCCGAGGCTTCGTGGCTGACGTGGGCTGTGAGCTGCTCTACAGGAATGAGGAGCCAGGGCCTGTGGAGGCCGTGTTCGTGTTCCCCATGTACACTGAGGTGGCTGTCTACGCCTTCCAGGTCCGCCTGGCAGGAGCCTGTATCCAGGCCCAGCTCCATGAGAAAAAACAGGTGCCAGGGGGCAAGTGTCccggggggaagagaggggggtcatggggaggactgggggggatcTTGGGGTGCCCCATCTCTCCAGCAGGTGCAGGGGCTGTACAGGAATGTGCTGGCTGGGGGATGTCAGGGGGATGTCAGGGTGACCACGTTTCTACCTGCAGGAGCTGTATGGGGGGCATGGGGGgatgtcagggggcagggggatgtcGGGGTAACCACGTCTCTCCCCGCAGGAGCTGTACGGGGTGCTAGGGCTGATGGGGGTGGATTCTCAGAGCGCTGCTGGGGGAATCGGGGCAAGCGAGTGTTGGGGGACAGGACTGGGGGGTCTCAGCAGAGCTGGAGGTGCGAGGGTGGGGTGTCAACAGGTGGACACTGGGGCTCACTGCAGGTTTGGGaggccaggggctgggggtggcgaGGGATctaaggggagggcaggaggagggacagaggagtgggggaggggctctggggaagCCGGGGTCACTGGGGAGGCTGGGGATGGTGGGGGATCTGTGGGGAGGGCAGTGTGAGGGGAAGAGAcagagcagtggggtggggctctggggcagtcagggggcgctGAGTGGCTAGGGACTGTGGGGGACCTAGGAGGAAGGAAGTGTGGAgggagggacagggctggggctctggggcagttgaggggcgctggggggctgggtgtggTGGGGGATCTATGGGGAAGGCAGTGTAGGGGAAGAatggggtggggctctggggctgttGAGAGGTTCTGAAGGGCTGCGGATGGTGGGGGATCTGTagggaggatggagtggggggagggacgggTGGGGCTGGGACTCTGGGGTAGTTGGGGGTtactggaggggctgggggcactgggggatCCAGAGGGAGGGCAGTGTGCAGGAGGGGCATGGGTGGGGCTCTCAGGCAGTCAGGGGGGACTGGGGGCTCTCACAGGCTCACGGGACTCCACCCCATGCCCACCCCATTTGGGGCTGGCCCCATCTCCCCGTAGGCTCCCTGATGGGCGACCCGGCCTTGATGGTGACCCTGCTGCCCAGCCTGCCCGAGGCGGTGCCAGGCCAGAGCCCGGCCGGGGAGTTCATCTTTTTGCTGGACCGCTCCGGCAGCATGGAGTGCCCCCTGGACGGCCGAGACCACTCCCCACAGCGCATCGACAGCGCCAAGGTATGGCCAGGTGAGAGGCCTCACTCAATGAGCCCTGCcatgaatataaagggaagagtaaccacctttctgtatacagtgctataaaatccctcctggccagaggcaaaatcctttcacctgtaaagggttaagaagctaaggtaacttcgctggcacctgacccaaaatgaccaatgaggggacaagatactttcagatctgaaggaggggaacaaagggttcatctgtctgtgtgatgcttttgctgggaatgcagccttacaactcctgtaaagttactaagtaatctagctaaaaaatgtgttgaattttcttttgtttaatggcttgtaaaataagctgtgctggagggaatgtatattcctgtttttgtgtcttaaggttttgtctagagggattctctatgttttgaatcggattaccctgtaaggtatttaccatcctgatttttcaaaggtgattcttttacctttttgttaattaaaattattattttaagaacctgattaatttttcattgccCTTAagctccaagggtttgggtctgcattcacctgtaccaattggtgaggattcttatcaagtcttccccaggaaagggagtgtagggcttcgggggatattttgggggaagacgtctccaagtgggctctttccctgttctttgtttaaatcacttggtggtggcagcatatggttcaaggacaaggcaaagtttgtaccttggggaagtttttaatctaagctggtaagaataagcttagggggtctttcatgcaggtccccacatctgtaccctagagttcagagtagggaaaaaaaccttaacaggcccagggctgtgggggggcaggggcaggggcaggctggctgggcctgggggcagagctgagTGGGGGAGCAGCCCAGGCTGGCTTGACTAGCACACTAGGTCTGCTTCTTCTTAGACCCTGTGGTTGTTCCCCTGCTCTCTATCTCCTTGCCTACCTCTGCCTTTAC containing:
- the LOC122456396 gene encoding uncharacterized protein LOC122456396 isoform X1: MRSPWREGTHFWVWVTSHWHSSPGAVVDPLWWPAFDAGWRGLGLSFPRSLFQALRVTWMIPMFPSILGAWNSLAGPAAIPRPQSQDDSVRPPDRLQQAGAPAQWLGDGLIRGFVADVGCELLYRNEEPGPVEAVFVFPMYTEVAVYAFQVRLAGACIQAQLHEKKQAP
- the LOC122456396 gene encoding von Willebrand factor A domain-containing protein 5A-like isoform X2, which produces MRSPWREGTHFWVWIPRPQSQDDSVRPPDRLQQAGAPAQWLGDGLIRGFVADVGCELLYRNEEPGPVEAVFVFPMYTEVAVYAFQVRLAGACIQAQLHEKKQAP